The following are from one region of the Bactrocera oleae isolate idBacOlea1 chromosome 6, idBacOlea1, whole genome shotgun sequence genome:
- the LOC106620292 gene encoding uncharacterized protein: MNKSAQLCEPMEQIPVAKRRTVVGPWKDVKEFRSVYEFLFDEDTDVDQQKRGLSQINVWSLRRSTQCPAGVLATKALLDVQHLDKAEGQQAVSESLLQTLYASAFTRFFNFMSSTMQTHNMRTMYDTARMLGLPSFVVDLRHICAHGQVLPPIDILRTSVSYCLNWLRNYYWFPQLESMCDVEASKIRRKDKTLFEENITKLFIIYDAALECYCKGAHNMKSGKRHISGKRLAQLRVYYAERKLTSLKDTLELIVKEIITLVRREIGIKDMSEIFIEALLKIKYFFTIGESHSAGEPLEFIIAATQSFFRMLAVHGFIEDVFYSFIELAENTNVLELRRNGASFWAVRIAAGFVAFRKCKQMYKAELDENPNTKDFDFTSLNQENITKKMRRHLIYAGVDLKCTPIFGDSMRRPWVWVVERNFVEQKLRDINQYNAPIIKSILPLVEPPLTTSEIRGISLLIDAYFGKRIGLKKNAAKPTNEDETIHTASELLQALEKQSSDTEKMDCEVTEPVVTDKEEFGIWTLEKNDELINWAVCPLGRLPWD, translated from the exons aTGAATAAGAGCGCACAGCTGTGTGAACCGATGGAGCAAATACCGGTGGCAAAGAGGAGGACGGTTGTAGGTCCATGGAAGGATGT taaAGAATTCCGCAGCGTTTATGAATTCTTATTCGATGAAGACACCGATGTGGATCAACAAAAACGAGGACTAAGTCAAATTAATGTTTGGAGTTTGCGACGTAGTACACAGTGCCCAGCAGGTGTGCTCGCAACTAAAGCGCTTTTAGATGTACAACACTTAGATAAGGCTGAAGGGCAGCAAGCTGTTTCTGAAAGTCTTTTACAAACGTTGTATGCGAGCGCATTCACACGTTTCTTCAATTTTATGTCATCGACGATGCAAACACATAATATGCGTACAATGTACGATACGGCACGTATGCTGGGACTACCATCCTTTGTGGTAGATTTGCGACACATCTGTGCGCACGGACAAGTTCTACCACCCATTGACATACTGCGGACTTCCGTAAGCTATTGCTTGAATTGGCTGCGAAATTACTACTGGTTTCCACAATTAGAGTCAATGTGTGATGTGGAAGCGAGTAAAATACGTCGCAAGGATAAAACACTTTTCGAAGAGAATAtaactaaattatttataatttatgatgCAGCACTGGAATGTTATTGTAAAGGTGCGCATAATATGAAAAGTGGAAAACGGCATATAAGCGGCAAGCGGCTGGCACAATTGAGAGTATATTATGCTGAACGTAAATTGACTTCTCTAAAAGATACTCTCGAGTTAATTGTAAAGGAAATAATTACATTGGTCAGACGAGAAATTGGAATCAAAGATATGTCTGAAATTTTCATTGAAGCTCTATtaaagattaaatatttttttactattggag AGTCTCACAGCGCTGGCGAACCACTTGAATTTATAATTGCTGCGACGCAGAGCTTTTTCCGCATGCTAGCAGTCCATGGCTTTATTGAGGAtgtattttatagttttatagaATTGGCAGAAAATACGAACGTTTTGGAACTACGCCGAAATGGTGCTAGTTTTTGGGCAGTGCGAATAGCCGCTGGCTTTGTGGCGTTcagaaaatgcaaacaaatgtaTAAAGCTGAATTGGATGAG AATCCCAACACCAAAGATTTCGATTTCACTTCTTTGAATCAAGAAAATATTACGAAAAAAATGAGAAGGCATTTAATTTATGCAGGCGTCGATCTCAAATGTACACCAATTTTTGGGGACTCTATGCGTCGACCTTGGGTGTGGGTGGttgaaagaaattttgttgAGCAAAAACTGCGCGATATAAATCAATATAATGCACCAATTATTAAaag caTTCTGCCGCTGGTAGAGCCACCGCTAACGACATCGGAAATTCGGGGCATCTCGCTGCTTATTGATGCCTACTTTGGCAAGCGAATCGGTCTTAAAAAAAACGCCGCAAAACCAACAAATGAAGACGAGACAATACACACAGCAAGTGAACTATTGCAAGCGCTTGAAAAGCAAAGCAGCGATACTGAAAAAATGGATTGTGAAGTGACAGAACCAGTGGTAACTGATAAAGAGGAGTTTGGCATTTGGACATTAGAAAAAA atGATGAATTAATCAATTGGGCGGTATGTCCTTTGGGGCGATTACCCTGGGACTAA